The sequence GGGCAGCAAAATTGCCCCTATCTTCTTTAATACCATGGAAGATGCCGGCGCACTGCCAATCGAAGTGGATGTTGCCAATCTGAACATGGGAGACGTGATTGATATCTTCCCATATCTGGGCGAAGTTCGTCGCCATGATACCGGTGAGATCTTAGCCACTTTTGAGCTGAAAACTGATGTGCTGCTGGATGAAGTCCGTGCCGGTGGGCGTATTCCGCTGATCGTTGGTCGTGGCTTGACCACCAAAGCCCGCGAATCACTGGGTCTGCCCGTGAGCGAAGTGTTCCGTGTGGCGAAGCCGGTTGCCAAAAGCAACAAAGGCTTCTCATTGGCGCAGAAAATGGTCGGTCGCGCTTGCGGCGTGACTGGCGTGCGCCCGGGTGAATACTGCGAACCTAAAATGACCTCGGTCGGTTCACAAGATACCACCGGCCCGATGACCCGTGACGAGCTGAAAGACTTGGCGTGTCTGGGCTTCTCGGCTGATTTGGTGATGCAGTCATTCTGTCATACGGCGGCTTATCCTAAGCCGGTTGACGTGACCACCCACCACACACTGCCTGACTTCATTATGAACCGTGGCGGTGTCTCGCTGCGCCCGGGTGATGGCATTATCCACTCATGGCTGAACCGTATGCTGTTGCCGGATACTGTTGGTACTGGTGGTGACTCCCATACTCGTTTCCCGATTGGTATCTCCTTCCCTGCGGGTTCTGGTCTGGTGGCTTTTGCAGCCGCAACAGGCGTGATGCCTCTAGACATGCCTGAGTCGGTGCTGGTGCGCTTTAAAGGCCAAATGCAACCGGGTATCACTCTGCGTGATCTGGTCCATGCTATCCCTTACTACGCCATTCAGGAAGGGCTGCTGACGGTTGAGAAGCAGGGCAAGAAGAATATCTTCTCTGGCCGAATTCTGGAGATCGAAGGTCTGCCAGAGCTGAAAGTAGAGCAAGCATTCGAACTGGCTGACGCCTCTGCGGAACGCTCTGCGGCGGGTTGTACTATCAAGCTGGATAAAGCGCCGATTACAGAATATCTGCAATCCAACGTGGTGCTGCTGAAGTGGATGATTGCTGAAGGCTACGGCGACCGCCGCACGCTGGAGCGCCGCATCAATGGCATGGAGAGTTGGTTGGCGAACCCGAATCTGCTGGAAGGTGATGCCGATGCAGAGTACGCCGCAGTGATCGAGATCGATCTGGCTGGTATCACCCAACCGATTCTGTGTGCGCCAAACGATCCCGATGATGCCCGCCTGTTATCTGATGTGGCCAACAGCAAAATCGATGAAGTCTTTATCGGCTCTTGCATGACCAACATTGGTCACTTCCGTGCTGCGGGCAAGTTGCTGGGGCAACATAAAGGTCAACTGCCAACCCGCTTATGGGTTGCACCGCCAACTAAAATGGATGCCGCGCAACTGACGGAAGAGGGCTACTACAGCATCTTTGGTAACAGTGGGGCGCGCATTGAGATCCCCGGCTGTTCACTGTGCATGGGCAACCAGGCGCGGGTAGCTGACGGCGCGACTGTGGTTTCTACCTCAACTCGTAACTTCCCGAACCGCTTGGGAACCGGGGCGAATGTTTATCTGGCCTCGGCTGAACTGGCCGCGATAGCCTCGCTGCTTGGGCGTCTGCCGACACCGGATGAATATCAAACGTATATGGCTCAGGTTGATAAGACCGCTGAGGATACCTATCGCTATCTGAACTTTGATCAGTTGAGCCAATACACGGAAAAAGCTGACGGCGTGATCTTCCAAACCGCGGTGTAAGCCGCTATATTTCGCACCAGCTAAACAAACGGGGGGCCATTGGCCTCCCGTTTCTATTTTAAAAACCACGTTCGATTGAAATTCTGCCGCTATTTACCGGCTTTGCGAACTTGCGCCAAGTGAGGCTGCTAATAAGGTTTAAACTAATAATATGCCCTTCTTACTTGAGGCCATGGCGGTGCTGGCGTCTCAATGATTTTGGGGGTATTAACATCAGGAGGGCGTGCTATGGACTATGAATTCTTGCGTGATTTAACCGGGCAAGTGCTGGTTAGATTCTCCATGGGGCATGAAGTGATTGGCCACTGGCTCAATGAAGAGATCAAAGGCGATTTAGCAAAACTGGATCAAATCGAAGCTGCTGCCATTGAAGTGAAAGGCAGTGAGCGCCAGTGGCAACTGACTGGTCATGAATACACCTTGTGGCTGGATGGCGAAGAGGTGATGGTGCGGGCCAATCAGCTGGATCTCGACGGCGATGAGATGGAGGAGGGGATGAATTACTACGATGAGGAGAGTCTTTGCCTGTGTGGCTTAGAGGATTTTCTCCTGGTCTTGAAGGGTTATCGCGATTTCATCATGTCGAAATAGCCGTGCGGCTGGCAGACCAGCATAGCAGCGAACCGACTACCACCATGGCAACCCCCGGCCAGAATGCGGCCGACGGCAGGGTATTGAGCCACAAGCTGGCAATCAGTATCGATAATAGCGGTGTGAAGTAAGAGAGGGCAGCGACCAGTGTGGCGTTGCCTCTCTTCATGGCGATATCCCAGCACACATAGGCCAGCGCAGTGTTTGCCCCCATCAGCAGCAGCTCAAAAGTGGCACGCTGAGTAAAATGCAACTTGCCGGGTGTCAGCATAAAGAACATCAACCACAAACAGAGCGCGCAGGCGAGTAAAAACAGCGGCAGCGCCCCCGGCCCTCGGCTATACAGCCGCACCAAATTGGAGTAAGCCGCCCAGGTAAATGCGGCGATCAGCGCCAGACTATAGGCCAGTGGGTTACTACTGACATTGGCGCTAACGGTTTTAATATCCAGCCCATCTCCACCACTGACCACCCAGATAACGCCGAATAGCGCCAGGGCGGCCCCCAGCCAGAGCCACCAACGCGCGCGAAGTTTGAGTAGCGGCACCGCTAACAGTAGCGTCAAACTGGGCCACAAATAGTTGATCAGGCCAATCTCCAGTGTCTGCTGACGATCATTGGCCATGCCAATCGCCAGCGCGAACGCCACCATATAGATCACAAACAGCGCACCACAGCCATACAGATACGCGGGATGTTGCCCGCGCAAAGTCGGTTTACCCGCCACCAACCACACCAAAACCCCACTGACAGTGTAAATGGCGGCACCGGCGCCAAATGGCCCCAGAGTTTCAGCTAGCCCGCGCGTCAAAGCGACACTCATGCTCCAAAGTAAAATCGCAATAATGCCATACAGGGTAGGGAGGCGGTTCATGGGCGGGGCAGCTTCCTTGTGCAACGTCAGACGAAAAATAGGATCTTCTTATACATCGTCAATCAGGATGATGGGAATAGCCAGAGATCAATTATTAGCAAGTTATCCCTTTTGCTCTGCTCACTCTAGCGAGTGAGCAATATTTTTTGGTGGGATGCTAATGATAATTAGTCGAAATAATAAGCAGTTGAAACAGCAAATCAGCCAAACCACCATAAGATTTTCCCCCTAAATTGCGTAGGTTAATAAGTGAGATGTTCTCTGGCTAACTTGTCGTTTAACTGTCAGATAGCAAGTTTGCTGCTAACCCTGTACCACACCAGGAAGGTAATTTTATGGAAGAATTTGCTTGTCGATCTAGACGTATAGCCAGCTGGCTACTGATTTATCTTACCGCACTAGAGCCGCTTCACCCGGCCATTGCTGCTCAGCAACAAGAGATCCCACCAGTGGTGAATATCCATGCGCCCAATGCGAATGGGATCTCCCATAACCTCTATGACGACTTTAGTATTAACGCCTCTGGTGGGGTATTGAATAACGCCACCGAGGCGGGGCAATCAGTGCTAGCCGGGGAGTTAGCCGCTAATCCCAAATTTAATGGCAACAGTGCGAAATTAATTATCAATGAGGTCGTCAGCAGCAAGCCCTCAAATCTGGCCGGCAAGCTGGAGATCTTTGGTCAAAAAGCTGATCTGCTCATTGCCAATCCTAATGGTTTGACCTGTGATGGCTGCAGTTTTATTAATGCCCGCCACATTATATTAAGCGGTGGTAGCACCTCACTGGATAAGCTATTGGCTGATGTTTACAACAGGGCACAGATAGTTAATATTAATGCGCCTAATGCAAATGGGATCTCCCATAACCGCTATCGCGACTTCAGTATTAACGCCTATGGTGGGGTATTGAATAACGCCACCGAGGCAGGTCAATCAGTGTTGGCAGGTAAGTTGGCGGCCAATCACAAATTTAATGGCAACAGTGCGAAATTAATTATCAATGAGGTCGTCAGCAACGATCCATCAACTCTGGCCGGCAAGCTGGAGATCTTTGGTCAGAAAGCTGATCTGCTCATTGCCAATCCCAATGGTTTGACCTGTGATGGCTGCAGTTTTATTAATGCCAGCGGCGTTACTTTAACCACCGGGACTCCTATTTTTAACTCGCAGGGTGAACTGGAACGGCTGAATGTTGCGGGCGGCGCTATTACCGTGGGTGAGAAAGGATTCAATGGTCAATCCTATGATTATACCCAATTTATTAGCCGTACCCTAACCCTTGAAGGTGAAGCCCACGCCAGTCACCTTGATATAATTTTGGGTGTTAATCAGGTTGACTACCAAAATGGTCATATTCAGTCCGCGCAACCAGGCGAAGCGGCACCGGTACTGGCGCTGGATACCAAAGAGCTTGGCGGCATGTACGCCAACCGTATCCGGTTGGTTGCGACGGAAAAAGGGGCTGATCTCAATGCTAAAAATATCACCAGCCATCAGGGGAATATTTCACTTGATGCAGCCGGTAATATTACTTTCGGCAATGTCACGGCCAAAAAAGATCTCAATGTTATCGGCCAAAATACCACTGTCACAGTGGGCAGTACATTACACAGTGGGCGCGATATTACCTTAGCGAATGCTGAACTTAATAATTTTGGTCAGGTGAAAGCCGATCGTGATATGCGGTTGTTCAGTGATCAGGTGCGTAATACCGGATCATCGGCGAAACTGTATGCTAATAACCAGATGTGGATACAAAAAGATGCTGAAGGGAATAAAAATGCACTAGTTGAAAATAAGTCCGGCAGCATCAAAACCGGTACTGGTGATTTAATTATTCGCACGGATAAACTGGAGAATACTCGCCAGATCTTTAATGCAGATTGGGAGGGATTAACGCCCGATTCGACCAGTGCTAACGTTTATGACAATGAGGATTATCGTTATCACCCAGTCATAAAAACAGTCAACTTGTCTGAAGATCAACTCCCCTATGACTTCCCGAGAAAATGGTTTGGCACGACAGACTTTAGAGTTATTCATAAATTAGCACAATGGAGCTTATATAAAGTTAATACCGAGAAAAGCCTGTATCAAGTCACTGCCGAGGCACCCGCTGCCACCCTCTATTCAGGAGGGAACCTGTATATTAATGCCAGCCAGTTAGCCAATAAAGTAAGCAATATCGGTGCAGACAAAGATATCTTCCTTACTGGAGATAACTTCTTAAATAGCAGCCACAGCAGTTGGATAAAGGATGAGTTTATTGATTATGAGGTGCAAGGAGGCATGCATAATCGAGATAGGGCCATGGAGCATGAATGGTATACCGTATGGACTGAAGCTGAGAAATATCCTGCAGCTATCACTGCTCAGGGGAATGTCGTGCTGGATTTTAATAACCAGATCCATTTAGATGCGGGTTGGCCGAAAAACGAAGAAGACTCTGATATCAGCTTTTGGTTAAAACAACAGACACAACCTATCTTGCACGGTAATAATATCCTGCTACATGGTAATCGCATCATCAGTAATGACCTGATACATGCACGGGGTGATCTCACCTTTATTGCTGAGGATACGATTGATTTAAATAGCAGCACGCTGCGAGGTAGAGATATCTCTCTTACCGCACTTAATGATATTAATGTGATAAACAGTGAGGTTGCCGGGCGAGATATTTTGGTATCTAGTCGACAAGGTCATATTGAGTTCAAGCCGATAGATGATATCCCGCACTATTTTCAACCTGATTACCAGCGGGTCATTAGCCAGATTAATGCCCGCGGTGATTTTACCGCGATTGCCGGTAAAAATATTAATCTAACGGATACCTTACTGCATCCCGCCCGTAATATTAGCCTGTTGGCCAATCAGGATGTCAATATAGTTCACACTGATAGCCTGATAACATTAGCTCTTTTAAGTAAGATTTTTACCCGAGCAGAAAATATAGAGCTGT comes from Yersinia bercovieri ATCC 43970 and encodes:
- the acnB gene encoding bifunctional aconitate hydratase 2/2-methylisocitrate dehydratase, producing the protein MLEEYRKHVAERAAEGIVPKPLDASQMAALVESLKNPPAGEEEFLLDLLINRVPPGVDEAAYVKAGFLAAIAKGDAHSPLINAEKAIELLGTMQGGYNIHPLIDALDNEKLAPIAGKALSHTLLMFDNFYDVEEKAKAGNPHAKKVMQSWADAEWYLSRPALAEKITVTVFKVTGETNTDDLSPAPDAWSRPDIPLHALAMLKNAREGIHPDKPGSVGPIKQIEELNKIGFPLAYVGDVVGTGSSRKSATNSVLWFMGDDIPYVPNKRGGGVVLGSKIAPIFFNTMEDAGALPIEVDVANLNMGDVIDIFPYLGEVRRHDTGEILATFELKTDVLLDEVRAGGRIPLIVGRGLTTKARESLGLPVSEVFRVAKPVAKSNKGFSLAQKMVGRACGVTGVRPGEYCEPKMTSVGSQDTTGPMTRDELKDLACLGFSADLVMQSFCHTAAYPKPVDVTTHHTLPDFIMNRGGVSLRPGDGIIHSWLNRMLLPDTVGTGGDSHTRFPIGISFPAGSGLVAFAAATGVMPLDMPESVLVRFKGQMQPGITLRDLVHAIPYYAIQEGLLTVEKQGKKNIFSGRILEIEGLPELKVEQAFELADASAERSAAGCTIKLDKAPITEYLQSNVVLLKWMIAEGYGDRRTLERRINGMESWLANPNLLEGDADAEYAAVIEIDLAGITQPILCAPNDPDDARLLSDVANSKIDEVFIGSCMTNIGHFRAAGKLLGQHKGQLPTRLWVAPPTKMDAAQLTEEGYYSIFGNSGARIEIPGCSLCMGNQARVADGATVVSTSTRNFPNRLGTGANVYLASAELAAIASLLGRLPTPDEYQTYMAQVDKTAEDTYRYLNFDQLSQYTEKADGVIFQTAV
- the yacL gene encoding protein YacL, with product MDYEFLRDLTGQVLVRFSMGHEVIGHWLNEEIKGDLAKLDQIEAAAIEVKGSERQWQLTGHEYTLWLDGEEVMVRANQLDLDGDEMEEGMNYYDEESLCLCGLEDFLLVLKGYRDFIMSK
- the yddG gene encoding aromatic amino acid DMT transporter YddG, with amino-acid sequence MNRLPTLYGIIAILLWSMSVALTRGLAETLGPFGAGAAIYTVSGVLVWLVAGKPTLRGQHPAYLYGCGALFVIYMVAFALAIGMANDRQQTLEIGLINYLWPSLTLLLAVPLLKLRARWWLWLGAALALFGVIWVVSGGDGLDIKTVSANVSSNPLAYSLALIAAFTWAAYSNLVRLYSRGPGALPLFLLACALCLWLMFFMLTPGKLHFTQRATFELLLMGANTALAYVCWDIAMKRGNATLVAALSYFTPLLSILIASLWLNTLPSAAFWPGVAMVVVGSLLCWSASRTAIST